Sequence from the Stenotrophomonas sp. 364 genome:
GTTCATCAACAGGATGCCGAACAGGGCGAAGCCGCGCAGGATGTCCAGCACCGCGATGCGGTCGCCGGCGGCAACCGGCTGCAGAAGGGGGGAAGCAGCGTTCACAGGCACTCCGTCCGGCAAGGCGGTCATTATGCGGCGGCGTGGGCGCCCACGAACGCAGCGTGCGGGGCGCACAACGGCAACGGCCCGCCGAAGCGGGCCGTTGGATCAGGCGGGTTGGCCAGCACTCAGTGCTGGTGGCCACCGTCGCCGTGCACGTGGCCGTGCTCGAGTTCTTCGGCCGCCGCTTCACGCACATCGACGATCTCGACCGAGAAGTGCAGGTCCTTGCCGGCCATCGGGTGGTTCAGGTCGACGTCGACCACGCTCATGCCCACCTTTTCAACGGTGACCGCGCGCGGGCCGAAGTTGGTCTGCAGCACGACCTGCTGGCCCGGGACCAGCTTGCTGGTGCCGAAATGCTTCTTCGGCACGCGCTGGGTCAGGCCCTCGCGACGTTCGCCGTAGGCATCGGCCGCCTTGACGTCCACCTCGAAGGTGGCGCCGGCTTCCTTGTCCATCATGGCGTTTTCCAGGCCCGGGATGATGTTGCCGTGGCCGATCAGGATCGCCAGCGGATCACGGTCCTTGGAGCTCTCGATCGGCTCCTGGCCCTGTTCGGCAACGGTGTAGTGGAAACGGACGACGCGGTCTTTTTCGATCTTCATGCGCAACTCTGGCTGGTCGCTGCCGATGGCAGACGGGTGGGGCGGGTTGTTCCCCGCCGGATACGCCGCCATCATGACGGCCTTCTGAGGCCGCGCATTATCCGGACAACCTGCACATGACGCCAGTTCCGCGCACGACCCGACTGGCCCTGCTGGCCCTCACCGCCCTGTTGAGCGCCTGCGGCGGCGGCAAGACCACCCGTCCCGCCGCCCCGCCCGCGTCCACCCAGGTCTGGCCCAGCATGGTTCCCAACGACCCGCAGGCAGCCAACGCGGTGCTGATGCGCGCCATCGGCCTGGTCGGCACGCCCTACCGGTACGGCGGCAACACCCCGGAGTCGGGCTTCGACTGCAGCGGCCTGGTGACCTACGTGTACCGCGAGATGGTCGACCTCAAGCTGCCCCGCACCTCGCGCGATCTGGCCGCCGTACAGGGCCCGAAGATCGAACCCAAGCGCCTGGCGCCGGGCGATCTGGTGTTCTTTGGCAGCCGCGGCAACGTGTCACACGTCGGCATTTACGTCGGCGAAGGACGCTTCGTGCACGCCCCGAGCACCGGCGGCACGGTCCGGCTGGACTCGCTCGGCGGCGCGTACTGGAAGGACCATTACACAGGCGCAAAACGCGTTCTGCACTAAGCTGAACAGGGGTAAGGGTCAAATTTGTGATGCGCATCACGTGCTTGTAAACGGAAAATTAACGAAATTTGTACCTAATCACTGCGCTTACACGGCATCATCACCCATCGTTTTTATTAAGTGACCGCCGCGTGA
This genomic interval carries:
- a CDS encoding peptidylprolyl isomerase gives rise to the protein MKIEKDRVVRFHYTVAEQGQEPIESSKDRDPLAILIGHGNIIPGLENAMMDKEAGATFEVDVKAADAYGERREGLTQRVPKKHFGTSKLVPGQQVVLQTNFGPRAVTVEKVGMSVVDVDLNHPMAGKDLHFSVEIVDVREAAAEELEHGHVHGDGGHQH
- a CDS encoding C40 family peptidase; the encoded protein is MTPVPRTTRLALLALTALLSACGGGKTTRPAAPPASTQVWPSMVPNDPQAANAVLMRAIGLVGTPYRYGGNTPESGFDCSGLVTYVYREMVDLKLPRTSRDLAAVQGPKIEPKRLAPGDLVFFGSRGNVSHVGIYVGEGRFVHAPSTGGTVRLDSLGGAYWKDHYTGAKRVLH